A DNA window from Camelina sativa cultivar DH55 chromosome 13, Cs, whole genome shotgun sequence contains the following coding sequences:
- the LOC104734589 gene encoding uncharacterized protein LOC104734589 gives MESVQPPHLETLVSAQVIHGGSNEDREPPRRSSVAVEVKEGEIVVKDEERRSNASVCSVEVDLELGGLPGNAVQSDRDCRICHMTLDAANLESGVPIELGCSCKADLAAAHKHCAETWFKIKGNKICEVCGSIAGNVVGTVEVESEESLNEANGVVVNQALRTSGPRLAEARSFWQGHRFLNFLLACMVFAFVISWLFHFNVPST, from the exons ATGGAATCTGTGCAGCCACCCCATCTCGAGACCCTTGTCTCTGCTCAAGTAATCCATGGTGGCTCCAACGAAGACAGAGAGCCTCCTCGTAGGAGCTCCGTTGCGGTGGAGGTGAAGGAAGGAGAGATAGTAGTCAAGGATGAAGAGAGGAGATCGAATGCGTCGGTATGTTCGGTGGAAGTAGATCTGGAGCTTGGAGGCCTGCCTGGGAATGCCGTGCAGTCTGACAGAGATTGTAGGATTTGTCACATGACCTTAGATGCAGCGAATCTTGAATCTGGTGTTCCCATTGAGCTTGGTTGTTCTTGTAAAGCTGATCTCGCTGCTGCTCATAAACACTGTGCTGAGACTTGGTTCAAGATCAAAGGAAACAA AATCTGTGAAGTATGCGGGTCGATTGCTGGTAATGTTGTTGGAACTGTTGAGGTGGAGTCTGAGGAAAGTCTTAATGAAGCAAATGGTGTAGTAGTGAATCAAGCGCTGAGAACATCTGGTCCACGATTGGCTGAAGCTAGAAGCTTCTGGCAAGGACACCGGTTCTTGAATTTCCTTTTAGCTTGTATGGTCTTTGCCTTTGTGATCTCATGGCTCTTCCACTTCAATGTCCCCTCTACATAG